The following are from one region of the Streptomyces fradiae genome:
- a CDS encoding DNA methyltransferase: protein MSATTRNQVFTAVHTVGGLLPADMLIRISEGKDVPGSKSADYGLPSSRSVRDEAERGWEYLKPLWRELRTRLPENRETGVPAADPTGIADSDWLTPLWRELGFGRLTAVGPAGIASDSDTEKKFPVSHRWQHALIHQTPWNADLDKRAGGAGTVPPQSMLQECLNRTEAHLWGVLTNGRQVRLLRDSSALATASYVEFDLEAIFDGELFSEFVLLYRLLHVSRFEVAEDAPPSTCWLEAWRTAAIESGTRALEHYRDGVQQALAALGTGFLRHPDNTALRQDLDPSALQSALLRLVYRLIFLFVAEDREALLTPDADEQARDRYRRYFSTARLRERSQRRQGTAHSDQYAAVQLVLAALGDEQGRPELGLPGLGGLFNTTDADTPLKGAKLSNRYFLEAVRHLARVRDTDSARWRPADYRHMGAEELGSVYEALLELVPKHSATNRTFELVDRAGNDRKKTGSYYTPSALTETLLDSTLNPVIDAAVARGQERALSEGHGEPADTIVEELLSLTVCDPACGSGHFLVGAARRIAKRVASVRERNPEPTVEAVRHALHEVVARCVYGVDLNPMAVELAKVSLWLEAMEPGRPLGFLDAHIKHGNGLIGATPALMKDGIPDRAFKKTEGDDEGWAKQLLSRNHHERADQVTLFDLPSEAPVANTSFGTGLRRITFAPARTLADVRRKEEAYAAWATSSEYLQALHLADAWCAAFVWVKREDAPPAITHGVFRALEDPEGDAAPQSTHDEIVRLREQYAFFHWHLEFPEVFRVPEEGAGGDRVDPGTGWEGGFSCVVGNPPWDKVDFEDKKYFSVVDPEIAAISGVARRTRIAEWEREHPTEGKRYQEARRTVKGTFHFAGDSGVFPLCAEGLTVKGVNSLQTDPLFAERMSKVVAPEGRFGVVLPTAIATGAGSQHLFSDFTRKGALVSLYDFENKRPKSPALPKGGKWFESVHSSYKFCLISLTGRAVREPAARFGFFLSEITDLDNPERVFALSPEDLALINPNTGTLPVFRTRRDAELTAGIYRRMPVMWDEGRRGGNPWGFTFKNLFNSTDDSDIFRTRDQLEADGWHAEDNNFVLGDERMLPLYEGKMAHLFDHRWNRYFDIGDNDYEAVSSSMKTDPAAATQPRRWIREAGAIEAIRKGRTVKVPGVAARLEMESWPYKWLCGWRDIARTTDERTAIPAFIPYSAAVETFPVMLARVTPQMLALLVAGQSSLVFDYVARQKISGAHMGRRFWKQLPVPTPTTLEPHLPFLLPRVLELVYTAYDMTPLARDLGDEGEPFRWDEVRRAQLRAELDAYFFHLYGISAEDTDYILETFQSESGGLKNNEIGKFGEYRTKRLVLAEYDRMATAGLSLEKPLADGETYTSSLTPPPGHGSRHEGAGR, encoded by the coding sequence ATGTCCGCCACCACCCGCAACCAGGTGTTCACCGCCGTCCACACGGTCGGCGGACTGCTGCCGGCCGACATGCTGATCCGGATCTCGGAGGGCAAGGACGTCCCGGGCTCCAAGTCCGCCGACTACGGCCTGCCGTCCTCGCGTTCGGTACGGGACGAGGCGGAGCGCGGCTGGGAGTACCTCAAGCCGCTCTGGCGTGAGCTGCGCACACGCCTGCCCGAGAACCGGGAGACCGGCGTCCCCGCGGCCGACCCGACGGGGATCGCCGACAGCGACTGGCTCACCCCCCTGTGGCGCGAACTGGGCTTCGGCCGGCTCACGGCCGTCGGCCCGGCGGGCATCGCATCCGACTCCGACACGGAGAAGAAGTTCCCGGTCTCCCACCGCTGGCAGCACGCGCTGATCCACCAGACCCCCTGGAACGCCGACCTCGACAAGCGGGCGGGCGGCGCGGGCACGGTACCGCCGCAGTCCATGCTCCAGGAGTGCCTGAACCGCACGGAGGCCCACCTCTGGGGCGTCCTCACGAACGGGCGCCAGGTGCGTCTGCTGCGCGACTCCAGCGCGCTGGCCACGGCCTCGTACGTCGAGTTCGACCTCGAAGCCATCTTCGACGGCGAGCTGTTCAGCGAGTTTGTGCTCCTGTACCGGCTGCTGCACGTCTCGCGATTCGAGGTGGCGGAGGACGCGCCGCCGTCCACGTGCTGGCTGGAAGCCTGGCGTACGGCGGCCATCGAGTCGGGCACGCGCGCCCTGGAGCACTACCGCGACGGAGTCCAGCAGGCCCTGGCCGCGCTCGGCACGGGCTTCCTGCGGCACCCCGACAACACGGCCCTGCGCCAGGACCTCGACCCGTCCGCCCTCCAGTCCGCGCTGCTGCGCCTGGTCTACCGGCTGATCTTTCTCTTCGTCGCCGAGGACCGCGAGGCCCTCCTCACCCCCGACGCCGACGAGCAGGCCCGCGACCGCTACCGCAGGTACTTCTCCACTGCCCGCCTGCGCGAGCGCTCGCAGCGCCGGCAGGGCACCGCGCACAGCGACCAGTACGCCGCCGTCCAGCTGGTCCTCGCCGCACTCGGCGACGAGCAGGGCCGACCGGAACTGGGCCTGCCGGGCCTCGGCGGCCTGTTCAACACGACGGACGCGGATACGCCGCTGAAGGGGGCCAAGCTCTCCAACCGGTACTTCCTGGAGGCGGTACGCCACCTCGCCCGCGTCCGGGACACCGACTCCGCGCGCTGGCGCCCGGCCGACTACCGGCACATGGGCGCCGAGGAACTGGGCTCGGTGTACGAGGCGCTCCTTGAGCTGGTGCCGAAGCACAGCGCGACGAACCGCACGTTCGAGCTGGTCGACCGGGCGGGCAACGACCGTAAGAAGACGGGCAGTTACTACACCCCGTCGGCGCTGACTGAGACCCTGCTCGACTCGACGCTGAACCCGGTGATAGACGCGGCCGTGGCGCGGGGCCAGGAGCGGGCCCTTTCTGAGGGCCACGGCGAGCCTGCCGACACGATCGTCGAGGAGCTGCTGAGCCTCACGGTCTGCGACCCCGCCTGCGGCTCCGGCCACTTCCTCGTCGGCGCCGCCCGCCGCATCGCCAAGCGGGTCGCGTCGGTACGGGAGCGCAACCCCGAGCCGACCGTCGAGGCGGTGCGGCACGCCCTGCACGAGGTCGTGGCGCGGTGCGTCTACGGCGTCGACCTCAACCCCATGGCCGTGGAGCTGGCCAAGGTGTCCCTGTGGCTGGAGGCCATGGAACCGGGCCGCCCGCTGGGCTTCCTGGACGCCCACATCAAGCACGGCAACGGCCTCATCGGCGCCACGCCCGCGCTGATGAAGGACGGCATCCCCGACCGGGCCTTCAAGAAGACGGAAGGTGACGACGAGGGCTGGGCGAAGCAGCTCCTCTCCCGCAACCACCACGAGCGGGCCGACCAGGTCACCCTGTTCGACCTCCCGTCGGAGGCCCCGGTCGCCAACACGTCGTTCGGGACAGGCCTTCGTCGGATTACGTTCGCCCCGGCGCGGACGCTGGCGGACGTGCGCCGGAAGGAAGAGGCGTACGCGGCGTGGGCGACGTCCTCGGAGTACCTGCAGGCGCTGCACCTCGCCGACGCCTGGTGCGCCGCGTTCGTGTGGGTCAAGCGGGAGGACGCGCCGCCGGCCATTACCCATGGGGTGTTCCGGGCCCTTGAGGACCCGGAGGGCGACGCGGCCCCACAGTCCACGCACGACGAGATCGTGCGGCTGCGGGAGCAGTACGCGTTCTTCCACTGGCACCTGGAGTTCCCGGAGGTGTTCCGGGTACCGGAGGAGGGCGCGGGCGGGGATCGGGTCGACCCGGGTACGGGTTGGGAGGGTGGCTTCTCGTGCGTGGTGGGGAACCCGCCGTGGGACAAGGTCGACTTCGAGGACAAGAAGTACTTCAGCGTCGTCGACCCCGAGATCGCGGCGATCTCGGGGGTGGCTCGTCGGACGCGAATCGCGGAGTGGGAGCGGGAGCACCCGACGGAGGGGAAGCGGTACCAGGAGGCGCGCCGGACGGTTAAGGGGACGTTCCATTTCGCGGGGGACTCCGGGGTATTTCCCTTGTGCGCCGAGGGGTTGACGGTCAAGGGAGTCAACTCGCTTCAGACAGACCCTCTGTTCGCCGAGCGCATGTCGAAGGTGGTGGCACCAGAAGGGCGGTTCGGCGTGGTCCTGCCCACGGCCATCGCGACGGGGGCAGGATCACAGCACCTATTCTCGGACTTCACGCGGAAGGGGGCGCTGGTCTCTCTGTACGACTTCGAGAACAAGCGGCCCAAGAGCCCGGCCCTACCCAAGGGCGGCAAGTGGTTCGAGAGCGTGCACTCCAGCTACAAGTTCTGCCTGATCTCACTCACTGGTCGAGCCGTGCGGGAGCCCGCCGCGCGCTTTGGGTTCTTCCTCTCCGAGATCACCGACCTCGACAATCCCGAGCGCGTGTTTGCGCTGAGCCCTGAGGACCTCGCCCTGATCAACCCCAACACGGGCACGCTTCCTGTTTTCCGGACCCGACGGGATGCCGAGTTGACGGCGGGGATCTATCGCCGAATGCCTGTGATGTGGGACGAGGGGCGGCGCGGCGGAAATCCGTGGGGGTTCACTTTCAAGAACCTCTTCAATAGCACCGACGACTCCGACATCTTCCGCACACGCGATCAGCTGGAAGCGGACGGTTGGCACGCAGAGGACAACAACTTCGTGCTGGGCGACGAGCGCATGCTTCCGCTGTACGAGGGCAAGATGGCCCACCTCTTCGACCATCGTTGGAATCGCTACTTCGACATCGGCGACAACGACTACGAAGCCGTATCAAGCAGCATGAAGACGGACCCTGCGGCCGCTACTCAGCCACGCCGCTGGATTCGGGAAGCCGGGGCTATCGAAGCCATCCGCAAGGGGAGAACAGTCAAGGTGCCTGGCGTAGCCGCGCGCCTTGAAATGGAATCCTGGCCTTACAAGTGGCTCTGCGGTTGGAGGGACATCGCTCGAACCACAGACGAGCGTACCGCCATCCCTGCGTTCATCCCGTACTCGGCGGCCGTCGAGACCTTTCCGGTCATGTTGGCCCGCGTGACACCGCAGATGCTAGCTCTGCTGGTCGCTGGCCAATCTTCACTTGTGTTCGACTATGTGGCGCGCCAAAAGATCAGCGGCGCACACATGGGTAGGCGATTCTGGAAGCAACTCCCCGTCCCCACCCCCACCACCCTCGAACCTCACCTCCCCTTCCTCCTCCCCCGCGTCCTCGAACTCGTCTACACCGCCTACGACATGACCCCCCTCGCCCGCGATCTGGGCGACGAGGGCGAGCCGTTCCGCTGGGACGAGGTCCGACGCGCGCAACTCCGCGCTGAGTTGGACGCGTACTTCTTCCACCTCTACGGCATCTCGGCCGAGGACACCGACTACATCCTGGAGACCTTCCAGTCGGAGTCAGGCGGCCTCAAGAACAACGAGATCGGCAAGTTCGGCGAATACCGCACCAAGCGGCTCGTGCTCGCCGAGTACGACCGCATGGCGACGGCCGGCCTGAGCCTGGAGAAGCCCCTCGCGGACGGCGAGACCTACACCTCGTCCCTCACGCCGCCCCCCGGCCACGGCTCCCGTCACGAAGGAGCCGGACGGTGA
- a CDS encoding Hsp70 family protein: MTATGIDFGTTNSVVAQWLGDDADVLLLDAQHIDADWRHPGFEYLFPSVVGMSSLRRGALFGWEAKLRSEEAAEACKRLLKNDEYVTIQGRRYAATTVAAGVFRAMRKGAEDNLTAIDQAVITVPANATGAARYRTRAAAQFAGIEVLALLNEPTAAAISYVHELQEARTILVFDWGGGTIDVTVLDYQDGFFEELASRGVTELGGLEIDRRLRDLVLERAPARSAWTPAQERQFGLDVERSKIRLSSEDFVRVTTPDGDEVKVWQEELEDAITDLVDRALAPVQQCLIDLHMAPLDVDAVLMIGGTSQIPSVRAAVAEVMQQQPVEVDVCNPMTAVARGASIAAAVLSGEVDGVVQVATSHALGTVVTDDTGQRKFSQIIPRNSPLPWKERKNYTPRRDNARSLAVEIWEGDPERPLDHPDNVQLTDLRLTYREPRAREDSRFLLEYTYDTNGLLHVKATLERTGEEVLNEEIKSFSSGGPTPAVSRELEDLLTGNTTTRPLPPQPRKRNTGSAPAVLVLDGSNLAWIGRSPRQPGVYGSDDRPSFAQLLSARDALASRYPDAVVHVVVDATFRHKVAEEERAAVDSALAKGELSQPPAGTEGKGDALVTAIADDTHGTVVTNDNYVELQSRYPWLRDKERVLGATLSQGMWVFTPRTCVPPRHRIAQATVPRQPQALIPPSPGPLPTFRYHRPHEE, encoded by the coding sequence GTGACCGCGACCGGGATCGATTTCGGCACCACGAACTCCGTGGTGGCCCAGTGGCTGGGCGACGACGCCGACGTGCTGTTGCTCGACGCCCAGCACATCGACGCCGACTGGCGTCATCCCGGCTTCGAGTACCTCTTCCCGTCGGTGGTGGGCATGAGTTCGCTGCGCCGGGGAGCGTTGTTCGGCTGGGAGGCCAAGCTGCGCTCCGAGGAGGCGGCCGAGGCCTGCAAGCGACTTCTGAAGAACGACGAGTACGTCACGATCCAAGGCCGCAGGTACGCGGCCACGACGGTGGCCGCCGGCGTCTTCCGGGCCATGCGCAAGGGCGCGGAGGACAACCTCACCGCCATCGACCAGGCCGTGATCACCGTGCCGGCGAACGCCACGGGTGCCGCGCGCTATCGCACGCGCGCCGCCGCGCAGTTCGCGGGCATCGAGGTCCTGGCGCTGCTCAACGAGCCGACGGCGGCGGCGATCTCGTACGTGCACGAGCTGCAGGAGGCCCGCACGATCCTGGTCTTCGACTGGGGCGGCGGCACCATCGACGTCACCGTGCTCGACTACCAGGACGGGTTCTTCGAGGAGCTCGCGTCACGGGGTGTGACGGAACTGGGTGGTCTGGAGATCGACCGCCGTCTGCGTGACCTGGTCCTCGAACGGGCTCCGGCGCGATCGGCGTGGACGCCCGCGCAGGAGCGGCAGTTCGGGCTGGACGTGGAACGCAGCAAGATCCGTCTGTCCTCCGAGGACTTCGTCAGGGTCACGACTCCGGACGGTGACGAGGTCAAGGTGTGGCAGGAGGAGCTGGAGGACGCCATCACCGACCTCGTGGACCGCGCTCTCGCACCGGTCCAGCAGTGTCTCATCGACCTGCACATGGCGCCGCTGGATGTTGACGCGGTGCTGATGATCGGCGGCACCAGCCAGATCCCGAGCGTCCGGGCGGCGGTCGCCGAGGTCATGCAGCAGCAGCCCGTCGAGGTCGACGTCTGCAATCCCATGACGGCGGTCGCCCGCGGCGCCTCCATCGCGGCGGCTGTGCTGTCGGGGGAGGTGGACGGCGTGGTCCAGGTGGCGACGAGCCATGCCCTGGGTACGGTCGTCACGGACGACACCGGACAGCGGAAGTTCAGTCAGATCATTCCGCGCAACTCCCCGCTGCCGTGGAAGGAACGCAAGAACTACACGCCGCGCCGGGACAACGCCCGCAGCCTCGCCGTGGAGATCTGGGAGGGCGACCCGGAACGGCCTCTGGATCACCCCGACAACGTGCAGCTGACGGACCTCCGGCTCACATATCGGGAACCCCGGGCCCGTGAGGACTCCCGGTTCCTGCTGGAGTACACGTACGACACGAACGGGCTTCTCCACGTCAAGGCGACACTTGAACGCACCGGCGAGGAGGTGTTGAACGAGGAGATCAAGAGTTTCAGCTCCGGTGGTCCCACGCCGGCGGTGAGCAGGGAACTCGAGGACCTGCTCACGGGCAACACCACCACCAGGCCGCTGCCGCCGCAGCCCCGGAAGCGGAACACGGGCTCAGCGCCTGCGGTGCTCGTGCTGGACGGCTCCAACCTGGCGTGGATCGGCAGGTCGCCGCGGCAGCCCGGGGTGTACGGCAGCGACGACCGGCCGTCCTTCGCGCAACTCCTTTCCGCCCGCGACGCCCTGGCCTCGCGGTATCCCGACGCCGTGGTTCACGTGGTCGTCGACGCCACCTTCAGGCACAAGGTCGCGGAGGAGGAACGCGCGGCCGTGGACTCTGCGCTCGCCAAGGGTGAACTCAGCCAGCCCCCGGCCGGAACCGAGGGCAAGGGTGACGCGCTGGTCACGGCGATCGCGGATGACACGCACGGAACTGTCGTCACCAATGACAACTACGTCGAGTTGCAGAGCAGATATCCCTGGTTGCGGGACAAGGAGCGGGTACTCGGGGCGACCTTGTCACAAGGCATGTGGGTCTTCACGCCGCGCACCTGCGTTCCGCCTCGCCACCGGATCGCACAGGCGACGGTGCCTCGGCAGCCTCAGGCCCTGATTCCCCCGAGCCCCGGCCCGCTCCCCACGTTCCGATACCACCGCCCTCATGAGGAGTAG
- a CDS encoding GTPase, giving the protein MSDTAVNDRTTSLRTEMLALLLEPLGVDAMAGQAALRRLAENVDTVAEACGCAGLPPSGSTLPWVSEAVAACVEEHELVRVAMARGGTLTLGEARVLRELTRLEGVRPRLQTLEGVPVDALRADLAAVAVAERLLPGALEPCRRADQAWPEEIWQSIREIDVDSTLADLSRPRITRRAAAARELVLQHSISAAQDLRNRDLVTRLERVRDVIAAEKAYEAFLSVRPGWWRWLGPDARSGFRSDRRDALMWAIEARDTGAVSGSTLELLAADDTRALIEHAPATASVTTTGSLSAPPATSSAARLVTGLLAVAPRHGVDQLRALESWYTKYAALFDRVAAAMDVRGIEPELREALDPLVGELALPSGAVDASRSDYRDIQSALRAEVEAGLKRKPYSEHAMESEDLVGVIGRVGTLERELRAALRPLPAVRGRLLVAIAGRTKSGKTTLRKALTRDADRSGIGRGAHRTTRKTSAFDVGSVTYLDTPGFAAKDDDFDAQRARAACDSADAVIWNYADTLRDEESAELRRLLLSGKPLLAVVNVKGLVNTPVRLRLFADHPDREFKSAPGHAVRIEQVATALGVAPPVILAVHSGAAHEGLSTEDRELGDRALRASRLPELEQSLARLLAERAIPLRAVRLAEGVRAPLAAIHDRLGEELPEIDRALGDLERSAPSEQAALLDAFRIAGHSTRDRLEAGRQRAKEQLPDVVRTLGGTDHAQRWSDFVTGLELEELVSTLESELEQETRNRERVLRAQASTPERQDDEHPRVRPRPAVKAVSMGAAAAKGAATTLLGSLTAKGVPKKLAVPPPAVTAVYVAETLAGAAKAVSGEVDRVRQEKDRWTSATRAVAEAGLDELYDFVGARLARIVDDASAQVDAQSAAQASDISSTRERFEQLGRMRSAVRSALDAIDLVLMRRLLALAGGDPAAIRLARRTPGVELRVWTDASHVAEVRACLQEHLVDVLTERIEICSDSISGEGDGTAHD; this is encoded by the coding sequence GTGAGTGACACGGCAGTGAACGACAGAACGACGAGCCTCAGAACCGAGATGCTGGCCCTCCTGCTCGAACCCTTGGGTGTCGACGCCATGGCCGGGCAGGCCGCACTCCGGCGGCTCGCCGAGAATGTGGACACGGTGGCCGAGGCGTGCGGGTGTGCCGGTCTGCCTCCGTCCGGGAGCACTCTTCCGTGGGTCTCCGAGGCCGTGGCGGCGTGCGTCGAGGAACACGAACTGGTCCGTGTGGCCATGGCCCGGGGCGGGACTCTGACGCTGGGAGAGGCCAGAGTCCTGCGGGAGTTGACGCGGCTTGAAGGAGTACGGCCTCGCCTTCAGACGCTTGAAGGAGTGCCGGTGGACGCGCTTCGGGCAGACCTCGCGGCAGTGGCGGTCGCGGAACGGCTGCTGCCCGGTGCCCTTGAACCATGCCGTCGCGCGGACCAGGCCTGGCCCGAGGAGATCTGGCAGTCAATCCGCGAGATCGACGTGGACAGCACGCTGGCCGACCTGAGCCGTCCCCGCATCACCCGGCGTGCGGCAGCCGCGCGGGAGCTCGTCCTCCAGCACAGCATCTCGGCAGCGCAGGATCTGCGGAACCGGGACCTGGTGACGCGACTTGAGAGGGTGCGGGACGTCATCGCGGCGGAGAAGGCGTACGAGGCGTTCCTCTCCGTACGACCGGGGTGGTGGCGCTGGCTCGGGCCGGACGCGCGGTCCGGGTTCAGGTCCGACCGGCGTGACGCCCTGATGTGGGCGATCGAGGCCCGCGACACCGGCGCCGTGTCGGGAAGCACTCTGGAGCTGCTCGCGGCGGACGACACGCGGGCCCTGATCGAACACGCGCCGGCGACGGCCTCCGTGACCACGACCGGTTCCCTGTCCGCGCCACCTGCCACGAGTTCGGCCGCACGGCTCGTGACAGGGCTCCTGGCGGTCGCCCCCCGGCACGGCGTCGACCAGCTGCGCGCTCTGGAGTCCTGGTACACGAAGTACGCCGCGTTGTTCGACCGCGTGGCAGCGGCCATGGACGTACGGGGTATCGAACCCGAACTCCGTGAGGCCCTCGATCCTCTGGTCGGCGAACTCGCGCTGCCGTCCGGGGCGGTGGACGCGAGCCGCTCGGACTACCGCGATATCCAGTCCGCGCTTCGGGCCGAAGTCGAGGCCGGCCTGAAGCGAAAGCCGTACTCCGAGCACGCGATGGAGAGCGAGGACCTCGTCGGGGTCATCGGCCGCGTCGGAACGCTCGAACGCGAACTGCGCGCTGCCTTGCGGCCCCTGCCCGCCGTCAGAGGCAGGCTGCTCGTGGCCATCGCCGGAAGGACCAAGTCCGGGAAGACCACGCTCCGCAAAGCCCTGACGCGTGACGCGGACCGATCCGGGATCGGACGAGGGGCGCACCGCACCACGCGGAAGACCTCCGCGTTCGATGTCGGCTCCGTGACCTACCTGGACACGCCCGGCTTCGCCGCGAAGGACGACGACTTCGACGCGCAGCGCGCGCGGGCGGCATGCGACAGCGCCGACGCGGTCATCTGGAACTACGCCGACACGCTTCGCGACGAGGAGTCCGCGGAACTCCGGCGGCTTCTCCTCTCGGGGAAACCCCTGCTGGCTGTCGTCAATGTGAAGGGGCTGGTCAACACACCGGTCCGCCTTCGGCTGTTCGCCGATCATCCGGACAGAGAGTTCAAGTCGGCGCCGGGGCACGCCGTTCGGATCGAACAGGTCGCCACAGCGCTCGGAGTCGCCCCGCCCGTCATCCTCGCGGTCCACTCCGGTGCCGCGCACGAGGGGTTGTCCACGGAGGACCGGGAGCTGGGAGACAGGGCCCTGCGGGCGAGCAGGCTGCCCGAGCTGGAGCAGTCCCTCGCCCGGCTCCTCGCCGAGCGCGCGATACCGCTTCGTGCCGTTCGGCTGGCCGAGGGCGTACGGGCGCCGCTCGCCGCGATCCATGACCGGCTGGGCGAAGAACTCCCGGAGATCGACCGCGCGCTGGGCGACCTCGAACGCTCGGCACCGAGTGAACAGGCCGCGCTGCTCGACGCTTTCCGGATCGCGGGCCACAGCACCCGCGACCGACTCGAAGCCGGACGTCAGCGCGCCAAGGAGCAACTGCCGGATGTTGTCCGGACGTTGGGCGGAACGGATCACGCACAGCGGTGGAGCGACTTCGTCACCGGTCTGGAGTTGGAGGAGCTGGTCTCGACTCTCGAGAGCGAGCTCGAACAGGAGACACGGAACCGGGAGAGGGTGCTGCGCGCGCAGGCGAGCACCCCGGAACGGCAGGACGACGAGCATCCACGGGTACGGCCGCGTCCTGCCGTGAAGGCAGTCAGCATGGGCGCGGCGGCAGCCAAGGGGGCAGCCACGACCCTCCTGGGCTCCCTCACCGCCAAGGGGGTCCCCAAGAAGCTCGCGGTGCCGCCTCCCGCGGTGACGGCGGTCTACGTGGCGGAGACTCTGGCCGGAGCGGCGAAAGCGGTGAGCGGTGAGGTCGACCGCGTACGGCAGGAGAAGGACAGGTGGACCAGCGCCACAAGAGCCGTGGCCGAGGCCGGCCTCGATGAGCTGTACGACTTCGTCGGAGCACGGTTGGCGCGGATCGTCGATGACGCTTCGGCTCAGGTCGACGCCCAGTCCGCAGCGCAGGCCTCGGACATCAGCAGCACCCGGGAGCGGTTCGAGCAGCTCGGTCGGATGCGGTCGGCCGTGCGGTCCGCCCTCGACGCGATCGACCTCGTGCTGATGCGTCGGCTCCTGGCTCTTGCGGGCGGTGACCCGGCGGCCATCCGTCTGGCACGCCGGACGCCGGGGGTCGAGCTCCGCGTCTGGACCGACGCGTCCCATGTCGCGGAAGTGCGGGCGTGCCTGCAGGAACACCTCGTGGATGTCCTCACCGAGCGGATCGAGATCTGCTCGGATTCCATCAGCGGAGAAGGAGATGGGACCGCACATGACTGA